The Phaseolus vulgaris cultivar G19833 chromosome 5, P. vulgaris v2.0, whole genome shotgun sequence genomic interval caaaaacaatcaTCACAAAATACAAACCAAGCTAAGTGCATTATCATCTTCGGAAATATATGTTGTAAGTATCAATTGACTTTGGAGTTGGGTTGCGGGATTGAGTGTGATCATACGAACaagtattttaattaatatccACTTGGCGACTTATGTGACCGGAAACAAATGGTGTTGGATCAGGTGACTCAGCGGGATTTGGACCTGTGGGAACAAGTCTTTTGATTGGAGGATCAGGAGATTGAGCAGAATTTGGACCTGTGGAAACAAGTCTCTTAATATCACCTTGAAAACTTACGCCATTGGAAACAATTGAAACAAGTGATCTTGGATCAAGAGATTTAGTAGGAtcaacaattgaaacaactGATGTTGAGATTGGATCAAGAAATTTAGTAGGATTTGGACCTGTGGGAACAAGTCTTTTGATTGGTGTTGGGTTAGGTGACTCAACAAGATTTGGACCTGTGGGAACAAGTCTTTTGATTGGAGGATCAGGAGATTGAGCGGAATTTGGACCTGTGGGAACAAGTCTCTTAATATCACCTTGAAAACTTACGTCATTGGAAACAATTGAAACAAGTGATCTTGGATCAAGAGATTTAGTAGGATCAACAACTGAAATAACTGATGTTGAGATTGGATCAAGAAATTTAGTAGGATTTGGACTTGTGGGAACAAGTCTTTTGATTGATGTTGGGTCAGGTGACTCAGCGGGATTTGGACCTGTGGGAACAAGTCTTTTGATTGGAGGATCAGGAGATTGAGCGGAATTTGGACCTGTGGGAACAAGCCTCTTAATATCACCTTGAAAACTTATGTCATTGAAAACCGTTGAAACAAGTGACGTTGGATAAAGATATTTAGTAGGAtcaacaattgaaacaactGATGTTGAGATTGGATCAAGAAATTTAGTAGGATTTGGACCTGTGGGAACAAGTCTTTTGATTGGTGTTGGGTTAGGTGACTCAACGAGATTTGGACCTGTGGGAACAAGTCTTTTGATTGGAGGATCAGGAGATTGAGCGGAATTTGGACCTGTGGGAACAAGTCTCTTAATATCACCTTGAAAACTTACGTCATTGGAAACAATTGAAACAAGTGATCTTGGATCAAGAGATTTAGTAGGATCAACAACTGAAACAACTGATGTTGAGATTGGATCAAGAAATTTAGTAGGATTTGGACTTGTGGGAACAAGTCTTTTGATTGGTGTTGGGTCAGGTGACTCAGCGGGATTTGGACCTGTGGGAACAAGTCTTTTGATTGGAGGATCAGGAGATTGAGCGGAATTTGGACCTGTGGGAACAAGCCTCTTAATATCACCTTGAAAACTTATGTCATTGAAAACCGTTGAAACAAGTGACGTTGGATAAAGATATTTAATAGGAtcaacaattgaaacaactGATGTTGAGATTGGATCAAGAAATTTAGTAGGGTTTGGACCTATAGAAACAAAGCTCTTAATTTCATTGTTTATGAAACGACCACCCATGACAAAAGAAACGAATAAAAAAGATACTACACAAACCAAGTAAACTTTTGAAGATTCCATCTCCTTGGATGATGTTTAAGTAACTACAAAACAATGTTTAAATAGTAAAGTTGATACTTCAAGTGTTTTTCTCAACAGTTTAATATCAGTTGAGACCAAACATTAATTAGATTTCAATAAGTTTAAATGCTTTATGTTTTCTTTGAGATTTCAGTTTTAAGTAGTTagtctaaaatatttaataaagtcaacatattttaattattaatagttatattttaaaagttttgtctaaatattttaatataaattaatattaattgtcTAGTTAGCTTGGTGCTTAGAAAAATACCttttctttgacattttatcaaaagttgtttttttatattcctttccttcttattttttagtaaaatattttaaaagctaCCCCTATAATAACTTTCTAGGGTTGATGTATTTTATTCTTCGGCTTCTTGATcccaaaattttatattaaatttaaaaagttaatctaaaatcttatatttcttaaaaataacatctttgtgcaatttttgaagaataatttcaattattctaattatgttttgaattatattttagtaTGTCCTTAGTATTGGTTCTGTCATTATAATGTGTTAAAAGAGAGTGTGTCggtaataatttaatataaaatttgaatagtCAATCTAAATTCTTATattcaatataaataatatatttattaattttaaaaataattgaaattattaaacatactttaaattttttaacaactcagtattttaatatacatttaatattttactctatattttaatataatatttgaatagtaaatataaattcttatattcaataaaaataatatatttagtaatatttaaaaataattgaaatcaTTAAACATACTTTAAACTTTTTAACAACTCAGtattttaatatacatttaatattttactcTATAATTTAATATGTGAGGAAAAAGCAGTTTGTTGAGCagaatttaatattaaaattaaatagccaaaacaacatatttagtataatgtattttttccatttttaaagaataatttatattattttataatttttaacaattcagtgtatttagtattttttctgtttttaacgCGTCAAGAAAATTCAGTTTATTGATCATAATTTAACAATAAACTCGAATAATCAAcctatatatttaataaaagataatgtatttatcaattttttaaagatttatttaaattagtctaaatgtattttaaaaaacttaataattatgtttttaatatttaggCTGTAATTCGTGTGTCAAGAAAAATAAGTTGATTCATCATAATTCACTAATTTGAATAATCAACCTAAAATCttacatattaaataaaaacattatttttttaatctttcaatcaaaatatgtttataaattttttaaagaataatttaaactcttaaaactatatttttaaaatttaataacaattcaatatttatatataacattTATTATTCTCCTTTTCATTTTTACAATTTCACAGTCTAGATTCATTCCTTCatattttatgataaatatttcaaaaacattGAATCTATATCACCTAAAATTTGAATCATAATGTAAATTTGAAACATAATGTTTTTACAATGTGGAAGTGAGTTTCGTAATTATACTTCTCTTTATTTACACGGTGGTCTTGTTACTCAATGTCTTCTTTTTCTTCGTATTAGTCTCCTTTCTGAGTAAATCTTGGTAATAAGTTGTTTATAAgttcaataatttttataagtTGTTTAATTTAGCATTTTTATTcgagatatttttaaaaaataaaatgtcgCACAGTTAGGATAagcaattataattattaaaataattcgaaaatattttttcttttgttcttttatcattttcttttttaataacattttatttatttttatatatcattttttaaattttaagataacgtatttttttctaattactttcttaatataattaatatggaaagaaaaaaattagctACGATGAGTGAAAGAAAGTGTATTAACAGtaaatgtatattaaaataaaaaggaaagggTATGTTTTCCATGAAATTCTGAATTTAAGATtcgatttaaaaaaaacaaataataaatatatattgcagatccttttttatttagaataaatttttaatttaaatgaaaGGTTGTAAGAATCTAGTTAATTGTTTAAGAGTAAACGTGATTTAAATGGATGAAGgtatgaatgttttattttttgaattaaaaggtttattaatagaaaaaaagttAAGTATTGAAATTACATTTAAAGAAATCGTTTGTCTACATGTTTAACTTTCGTGTCTGATTAGAGAAGTGAAAATTAAAGTTTGACCaattattaatcttattatCTATCTTCTatagttgtttgattttattttgttttgagtaAAAAGTTCTTTAACCTAATAggtgaaaactatttttaattatcgAGATGTTATTATAAGAAGATATTGATATTTAATGCTACATAGAGCATATTTAATGCATTTCTATGTCCATGTTTGTCAAACATTATAAGATGAAGCTACCTTAGTATAAAGTGTTGGCTGCCACCACTTGTGAAGTtcaatgacttttttttttattagtaaagaATAAATGAATTTAAAGTGACACTTTAGggttacactacaagaaatttgCTATTTACATGTCGATTATTACATACAGATTCAAATCCATATGTAAATtgaacattacatacggatattacatacggattttacatacggatttaaattcgtatgtaaagtgatgttacatacagatttttacatacggatttggaTCTGTATGTAAAGTCAgcattacatacaaattttacaTACGTATctgaatccgtatgtaaagttagcattacatacagatttggatccgtatgtaaagtcagcgttacatacagatttttatATACAGATCtagatccgtatgtaaagttAACATTACATATAgatttgtattaaatatttttaataattataataataataataatattgatattagtgataatattaatatttatattatttataatattaacaatattaacaatagttaataatattaataattttaattatataaattatattaaattaattctttgctgataaaatatatatatatatatatataaattatattaataataataataagtataataaaaatcataatatgacaAAAATATTTGTCTGGTGTAGTTGTTGAAGTTTCTTTGGtaataacatatataataattgtaaTTAATATGCAATTAATTATGCAACACAAAGTTTGAAGGCAGACCtattgagagtaatctgttcaaactcttaatGATTGATTTTCTTATCAATCATTGTCATCACAACAaattccaacaaacttttattattttgttttatatttagcgaatcttttacttgaatattaaattgttccttgtgggttcgatatccgtccttaaagacaaattattacttttgacaacgcggtgcacttgccgtaaaaaagTCATCACTTACCCTTTTTAAAAACTACTCCATTCCTTTGGCGTCATATGCTCCATACAACTGTCACCCAAACCCCTTTCCAAACCCGGTTCAATGACTTTCTTACCTTATGCAAGACCCCAAAATCCAACACACAACCATCACTTTTATATTGTGATAATAAGTTTGTCATTCAGATAGCGTTGAATTAAGtcttctataaaaaaaactaattacatAGAAATTGATTGCCAGATTGTAAAAAAGGAAGTCCATCAAGGTCTGATCAAGGTTTTACTCGTGTTTGAGTATCCAACAAGCAGACATCATGACCAAAACtctttcttttactattttcataattttcatTACAAGTTAGGATGATCAATATTTACTCCTAGTTGAGGGGACTCTTAAAAGTTTAGAAGAAAATGAATCAGACGAGCATCGAAGTTCTAGGCACTCGGGTTAAACTGACTGAGATGAAGAACATCATTAAGCTCGAACAGAAGGTTAACAGGACTAAATAGTAATTAAACATTAGGTAATACGCTCTTAACTATGATCCAAAAACCTAATCCAGTCCAATAACAAAGGACCcataataatcatataaatagtcaCGAGTTTCGAGAAAAATGTATGTCATCATCACGCATTTATTGCACTGAGTACCGAATACCAAGATctcacttgagcgtcagagtgccttttgcaggtaccatccaGACCTAGATTTTGCAAAGGAAAGGAGGTTAGCGAAAAGCGAGAAGGAAGTTGTTCAGTGAAGTAAAGAAGAGGCGGAAGTGGACCGACCGACCAAGGAGGAAGGTAATAGTTCTCTCAATTCCAACCCCTACGAGAATAATTGGCGTCCACTCTAGGGCCGAGGGAATTTGAAGGAACAGACGATCAAATGGCGTAAACTAGGAACATGGCAAACAAGAGGATGTCGAAAGCTGAGAAGATGACATTACTAATGTCTTTACAAAGAGAGATGGTAGAGAAGGTTATGTTCACCTTAGTCCTAACAACAAGGTGAATGAGACCCTACTTCCAAAATCATGCCATAGTGGTAAGAACCAACTACTATCATTAAAATTCTTTCTAAACCGGATTGCAAGACGAATGATTGGGTGGTCGATAGAGCTATCCCagttcgacatccagtatgaacCACGaggcacaataaaatctcaatGTATGACCGACTTCTCAGCTAAGCTCACAATCATAACTTCTCGGCAAAAAAGTTCAAAACTTTGTATGGAGGAGCATCGTGTGTAGATTCGGCATCCCGCACACAATCATAATTGACAATGAACGACAATTCATCGATTGAGGGCTAGAAACCTTCTACGAATGGCTCGATATCAAATACGTAACAAGCTCGGTTGGACACCTTCAAATTAATGGGCAAGCTAATGCGACGAACAAGATCATCCTAAACAAGTTGAAGAAACGACTTGGCACGAAAAAAGGGAGGTGGACAAAGGAGTTAATAGAGGTCTTATGGGCGTATCGTTGCAACCCCACACCTCAACCCAAGAGACACCGTATAGCTTGACCTATGGGATCGAGTCCATGATCCCAGTCGAGGTAGGGGAACCATCCCTAAGAAGGACAAGTATTGATCCAAGCCTTAATCAAGAAAGCCTATCGGTCGTCCATGACCTTATAAATGAACTCCGAGATAAAAGCAAAATCCGAGAAGCTGGATGCAAGTTCAGAGCTGCTATTAGATACAACTCTACATTCCGACCAAGGAGTTTTCAGAAAAGAGATTTTGTATGGAGAATGCGTAGCGAAGCAAGGAAGACCGAAGGAAAATTCTCATCCAACTGGAAAAGCCCCTTTCGGATCCAAGACATAGTGGTCGGGGGGACATATTATCTACAATGGTAGGAAAAATTATACCAAGGACGTTGAATGTCGCAAACCTCAGGTTTTattacatttaaataaataaattcatgcacTCTTTCCTCGCCCCGCCATTTTATCCCTAAGGGGGAATTTCATTAGTACTATTCTTTTCTCCAATATAAGTTAATGATGAACCATAGGACAAATAACAGAGACTCGCCTCTGCTAAGGATGCTTACGTTAATTGGTAATCCCTCCCGTGACCTAAAGAATCAACTAAGGACACTTACCTTAACCGATAATCCCTCCTGAGACCTAATGACTCGGCTCGGTTAAGGATGCTTACCTTAACCGGTAATCCCTCCAAAGACACAATTAAGCAAAGAAACTTGTCAAAAGCAATTACGATCAACCGAAGACTTGTATTATACTGTTGACATATTTCCATTACTATTACttagttatttttattgtgAAAACAGGGATATGCAAAATATTGAacttttcatttatataaaagGAGGAGGCCACACCCTGACCTTGAGGGAACAAAAGGCATTAATTCAATGTTACGACCATCAGCCCTCGGCTCCAAGTCCTTGGAGACACCTAACTCGTCAAAGGAAACCATCCGACTGTCCATCACTGTTTTGTTAACATCAAACTCACCACCAGTAGGTGGCCAATTCTACAATAGGTGGGCTTGTCGACC includes:
- the LOC137836155 gene encoding uncharacterized protein; the protein is MGGRFINNEIKSFVSIGPNPTKFLDPISTSVVSIVDPIKYLYPTSLVSTVFNDISFQGDIKRLVPTGPNSAQSPDPPIKRLVPTGPNPAESPDPTPIKRLVPTSPNPTKFLDPISTSVVSVVDPTKSLDPRSLVSIVSNDVSFQGDIKRLVPTGPNSAQSPDPPIKRLVPTGPNLVESPNPTPIKRLVPTGPNPTKFLDPISTSVVSIVDPTKYLYPTSLVSTVFNDISFQGDIKRLVPTGPNSAQSPDPPIKRLVPTGPNPAESPDPTSIKRLVPTSPNPTKFLDPISTSVISVVDPTKSLDPRSLVSIVSNDVSFQGDIKRLVPTGPNSAQSPDPPIKRLVPTGPNLVESPNPTPIKRLVPTGPNPTKFLDPISTSVVSIVDPTKSLDPRSLVSIVSNGVSFQGDIKRLVSTGPNSAQSPDPPIKRLVPTGPNPAESPDPTPFVSGHISRQVDIN